One region of Agrobacterium tumefaciens genomic DNA includes:
- the metG gene encoding methionine--tRNA ligase: MTDKTPFYITTAISYPNGKPHIGHAYELIATDAMARFQRLDGMDVFFLTGTDEHGQKMQQTARAEGISPEELAQRNSDQFREMGKLLNASNDDFIRTTEERHHETSRNIWNLMADSGDIYKDSYAGWYSVRDEAYYGEDETEVRADGVRYGPQGTPVEWVEEESYFFKLSEYQDKLLKLYEENPDFIGPAERRNEIISFVKSGLKDLSISRTTFDWGIKVPDDPKHVMYVWVDALTNYITATGYIEDKNGPRAKYWPADVHIIGKDIIRFHAVYWPAFLMSAKLPLPKRVYAHGFLLNKGEKMSKSLGNVVDPVNLVNHFGLDQVRYFFMREVSFGQDGSYSEEGIATRINADLANGIGNLASRSLSMIVKNCDGQIPTPGPLTDEDKAMLASADGLLALCREEMGKQLIHRALAAIIAVVSETDRYFASQEPWALKKTDPERMGTVLYVTAEVVRQIGILLQPFMPGSCEKLLDLVAAPADKRDFAALGEAGRLVQGTPLEAPKPVFPRYVAPEA; encoded by the coding sequence ATGACAGACAAGACACCCTTCTACATCACCACCGCAATCTCCTATCCTAACGGCAAGCCGCATATCGGCCATGCCTACGAACTGATTGCGACGGATGCCATGGCACGCTTTCAGCGCCTGGACGGAATGGATGTTTTCTTCCTGACCGGCACCGACGAACACGGCCAGAAGATGCAGCAGACAGCGCGGGCGGAAGGCATTTCGCCGGAAGAGCTGGCGCAGCGCAATTCCGACCAGTTCCGCGAGATGGGCAAGCTGCTCAACGCCTCGAACGACGATTTCATCCGCACCACGGAAGAACGTCACCACGAGACCTCGCGCAATATCTGGAACCTGATGGCCGACAGCGGCGACATCTACAAGGACAGTTATGCCGGCTGGTATTCAGTGCGCGACGAGGCCTATTACGGCGAGGACGAGACGGAAGTGCGCGCCGACGGCGTTCGCTATGGGCCGCAGGGCACGCCCGTCGAATGGGTCGAGGAGGAGAGCTATTTCTTCAAGCTCTCGGAATATCAGGACAAGCTGCTGAAGCTCTACGAGGAGAACCCGGATTTCATCGGTCCCGCTGAGCGTCGCAACGAGATCATCTCCTTCGTCAAATCCGGCCTCAAGGACCTGTCGATTTCCCGCACGACATTCGACTGGGGCATCAAGGTTCCTGATGATCCGAAGCACGTCATGTATGTCTGGGTCGATGCGTTGACCAACTACATTACCGCTACGGGTTACATCGAAGACAAGAACGGTCCGCGCGCAAAATATTGGCCGGCCGACGTGCATATCATCGGCAAGGACATCATTCGCTTCCACGCGGTCTATTGGCCGGCCTTCCTGATGAGCGCCAAGCTGCCGCTGCCCAAGCGGGTTTATGCGCACGGCTTCCTGCTCAACAAGGGCGAGAAGATGTCTAAGTCGCTTGGTAACGTCGTCGATCCGGTCAATCTGGTCAACCATTTCGGTCTCGATCAGGTCCGCTATTTCTTCATGCGCGAAGTCTCCTTCGGCCAGGACGGCAGCTATAGCGAAGAGGGCATCGCCACCCGCATCAACGCAGATCTTGCCAATGGCATCGGCAATCTGGCCAGCCGCTCGCTGTCGATGATCGTCAAGAATTGTGACGGACAGATCCCGACGCCCGGGCCGTTGACCGATGAAGACAAGGCGATGCTCGCCTCCGCCGACGGGCTTCTGGCACTCTGCCGTGAGGAAATGGGCAAGCAGCTCATCCATCGCGCGCTTGCGGCCATCATCGCCGTCGTTTCGGAAACCGACCGCTATTTCGCGTCGCAGGAGCCGTGGGCTCTGAAGAAGACCGACCCAGAACGAATGGGCACCGTTCTTTATGTGACGGCGGAAGTCGTCCGCCAGATCGGCATTCTGTTGCAGCCCTTCATGCCGGGATCCTGCGAGAAGCTGCTCGATCTCGTTGCTGCCCCTGCCGACAAACGGGATTTTGCCGCACTCGGCGAAGCCGGACGTCTGGTTCAGGGAACGCCGCTTGAGGCACCGAAGCCGGTCTTCCCGCGTTACGTCGCACCGGAAGCGTGA
- a CDS encoding DNA polymerase III subunit delta' translates to MSEVQGVLDGAIAPQQNTKLFGHGEAEAFLAQSYRSGKGHHAILIEGPEGIGKATLAFRFANHVLTHPDPATAPDFLADPDTESLVSRQITSGASHNLLHLTRPADEKTGRVKSAITVDEVRRAGHFFSQTSGTGNWRIVIIDPADDLNRNAANAILKILEEPPKRAMFLVLSHAPGKLLPTIRSRCMPLRLLPLSDADMVQSLDHLGISPAGEKRDALLSASKGSVAQALKLMNYGGSDIVEALASVMTAEGPGARKQMHKLAEVLAQKDGDIVLGFFMEHVTEELMARARAAAMAGDIAAAEKHARLSSTLSERITVAQAYNLDKKQMVLSILEDVRGV, encoded by the coding sequence ATGAGTGAGGTTCAGGGCGTTCTCGACGGCGCAATTGCGCCGCAGCAGAACACGAAGCTTTTCGGCCATGGCGAAGCGGAGGCGTTTCTTGCGCAGTCCTATCGCTCCGGCAAGGGCCACCATGCGATCCTGATCGAAGGCCCTGAAGGCATTGGTAAGGCTACACTCGCTTTCCGTTTCGCCAACCACGTACTTACCCATCCCGATCCAGCCACAGCACCGGATTTCCTGGCCGATCCCGATACGGAATCGCTTGTCAGCCGGCAGATCACCTCCGGTGCGTCGCATAATCTGCTGCATCTGACCCGCCCGGCGGATGAAAAGACCGGCCGCGTGAAATCCGCCATCACGGTGGATGAGGTGCGGCGGGCAGGGCACTTCTTCTCGCAGACCTCGGGCACCGGCAATTGGCGTATCGTCATCATCGATCCGGCTGACGATCTAAACCGCAATGCCGCAAACGCCATTCTGAAAATACTGGAAGAGCCGCCAAAGCGGGCGATGTTCCTCGTTTTGTCGCATGCGCCGGGCAAATTGCTGCCGACCATCCGCTCGCGCTGCATGCCGCTCCGGCTGCTGCCGCTTTCGGATGCGGATATGGTGCAGTCGCTCGATCATCTCGGTATCAGCCCGGCTGGCGAAAAGCGGGATGCGTTGCTTTCCGCCTCCAAGGGCAGCGTCGCGCAGGCGTTAAAACTGATGAATTACGGCGGCTCCGACATTGTGGAGGCGCTCGCCTCCGTCATGACGGCCGAAGGGCCCGGTGCACGCAAGCAGATGCACAAGCTTGCCGAAGTTCTGGCACAGAAGGATGGCGATATCGTTCTCGGCTTCTTCATGGAGCACGTGACGGAGGAGTTGATGGCGCGTGCAAGAGCGGCGGCGATGGCCGGTGATATCGCGGCGGCAGAGAAACATGCGCGCCTTTCGTCGACGCTTTCGGAACGAATTACCGTGGCGCAGGCATATAATCTCGACAAGAAGCAGATGGTGCTTTCCATTCTGGAAGATGTTCGCGGCGTGTGA
- the tmk gene encoding dTMP kinase codes for MAEKTGLFISFEGGEGAGKSTQIRTLAEALRDRGFDVVVTREPGGSPGAEAVRHVLLSGAAESFGVRMEAILFAAARNDHVEEVIRPALERGAIVLCDRFLDSSRVYQGTTGNLEPDFIETLQRVAIDGVVPELTLIFDIAAEKGLARARKRADEGAAPDRFEKEEIETHEKRREAYLDIALAEPRRCRIVNADQPEEKVTEDVMSFVEPLLERLETAAGTAHE; via the coding sequence TTGGCCGAAAAGACCGGATTGTTCATCAGCTTCGAGGGCGGCGAAGGCGCTGGCAAGTCGACGCAGATTCGCACGCTTGCCGAGGCGCTTCGCGACCGTGGTTTCGATGTTGTCGTAACCCGTGAGCCGGGCGGTTCACCGGGGGCGGAGGCCGTTCGCCATGTTCTGCTGTCGGGTGCTGCCGAATCCTTCGGCGTGCGCATGGAGGCAATCCTGTTTGCGGCAGCGCGCAACGATCATGTCGAGGAGGTCATTCGCCCGGCACTGGAACGTGGCGCAATCGTGCTTTGTGACCGGTTTCTTGATTCCTCACGTGTCTATCAGGGTACGACCGGCAATCTGGAGCCGGATTTCATCGAGACGCTGCAACGCGTTGCTATTGATGGCGTCGTACCGGAACTGACGTTGATCTTCGATATCGCCGCCGAAAAGGGCCTTGCCCGGGCCAGAAAGCGTGCGGATGAGGGTGCCGCACCGGACCGTTTCGAAAAAGAGGAAATCGAGACCCACGAGAAGCGGCGTGAAGCCTATCTGGATATTGCGCTTGCCGAGCCGCGTCGTTGTCGGATCGTCAATGCCGATCAGCCGGAAGAAAAAGTGACGGAAGACGTCATGTCATTTGTCGAGCCTTTGCTCGAGCGGCTGGAGACTGCGGCGGGCACGGCGCATGAGTGA
- a CDS encoding D-alanyl-D-alanine carboxypeptidase family protein, translated as MHKAIHRSFLPVAAALAFAFFGNGPAQAQTQTAPFIAKAEQAYMIDAETGTVLLSQNENQSFPPASLAKLMTVEVMLDALAKGQVTPETAYPVSEYAWRTGGAPSRTSTMFAALKSSVSVNDLLTGIIVQNANDGCIIVAEGMAGSDSAFAKRMTVRAGELGMNRSVFANSTGLPDPGNQTTAKDMVLLAQHLRDTYPDRYGLFTKPDFEWNRIFQRNKNSLLGNGIDGLGLGFAEGSGFAAVVSAEREGRRVYLALGGIADDKTRQDEARRVVDWGLTAFEKRHLFAKDEAVGSVSVYGGDVSHIDLSPREDVSVLVPVNNPERISGRIVYRWPLNAPLDTGANVGTLKVFSGERLLREVPLYTRTAVGKGTLTQNAAGALKELLLFWL; from the coding sequence ATGCACAAGGCCATTCATCGTTCTTTTCTCCCGGTCGCGGCAGCGCTCGCATTTGCGTTTTTCGGTAACGGTCCGGCGCAAGCGCAAACGCAAACAGCACCTTTTATCGCCAAGGCCGAACAGGCCTATATGATCGATGCCGAAACCGGCACGGTGCTGCTTTCCCAGAATGAAAATCAATCCTTTCCGCCCGCTTCGCTTGCCAAGCTGATGACTGTGGAGGTGATGCTGGATGCGCTGGCCAAAGGGCAGGTAACGCCCGAGACAGCTTATCCCGTTTCTGAATATGCCTGGCGCACGGGTGGTGCGCCGTCGCGGACCTCGACCATGTTTGCAGCGCTGAAATCTTCCGTCAGCGTCAACGATCTTCTGACGGGAATTATCGTGCAGAACGCCAATGATGGCTGCATCATTGTCGCCGAAGGCATGGCAGGCTCCGACTCCGCTTTCGCCAAGCGCATGACGGTGAGAGCCGGCGAACTCGGCATGAACCGCAGTGTCTTTGCCAATTCGACGGGTCTTCCCGATCCGGGCAACCAGACGACCGCGAAGGATATGGTGCTTCTCGCCCAGCATCTGCGCGATACCTATCCCGATCGCTATGGGCTTTTCACCAAGCCGGATTTCGAATGGAACCGGATTTTCCAGCGCAACAAGAACTCGCTGCTGGGTAACGGCATAGACGGTCTCGGGCTTGGTTTTGCGGAAGGCAGCGGTTTCGCAGCGGTCGTGTCGGCAGAGCGGGAAGGGCGCCGGGTCTATCTGGCGCTTGGCGGCATCGCTGACGACAAGACGCGGCAGGACGAAGCACGCCGGGTGGTTGACTGGGGGCTGACGGCCTTCGAAAAACGCCATCTTTTTGCAAAGGACGAAGCCGTCGGTTCAGTCAGCGTCTACGGTGGCGATGTCTCGCATATAGACCTGTCGCCCCGGGAAGATGTCAGCGTGCTGGTACCGGTCAATAATCCCGAGCGTATTTCCGGGCGGATCGTCTATCGCTGGCCGCTCAATGCACCGCTCGACACTGGTGCGAATGTCGGCACACTCAAGGTTTTTTCGGGCGAAAGACTGTTGCGGGAAGTGCCGCTTTATACGAGAACGGCAGTCGGCAAGGGCACGTTGACGCAGAATGCAGCCGGGGCGCTCAAGGAATTGCTGCTGTTCTGGCTCTGA
- a CDS encoding septal ring lytic transglycosylase RlpA family protein — protein sequence MKSTVKKLGINARSGVKWLAISVLCAATASCSTTSETKPKQKRSKEYFSESEYGVKASPRVADGQNIPKGGGRELLGNAYTVKGRRYFPKEEPGYNKTGLASWYGSAFHGRLTANGEVYDKEHLSAAHPTFPLPSYARITNMENGASVLVRVNDRGPFHEGRLIDVSSKTADLLDMKGTGTANVRVQYAGRAPLDGHDMPYLMASYVPKGSRSPGVAPEGQIATGVMVASASPNFVPAPTSNPNYGASTQTALFGTKKNAALQAMPLVNGPAPAFEQFAILPEIGPFLAERPEGNFTREPAAPGGNYLRVPTPSSKYAAAYSEESSAVSRTSRAFDSVLVDRGALNEDSILAHVKRQQAKTR from the coding sequence TTGAAATCTACGGTCAAGAAACTCGGCATCAACGCCAGATCGGGCGTGAAGTGGCTTGCAATTTCCGTGCTTTGCGCCGCGACAGCCTCGTGTTCCACCACCTCTGAGACCAAACCGAAGCAGAAGCGCAGCAAGGAATATTTCTCCGAATCGGAATATGGCGTCAAAGCCAGCCCGCGCGTGGCCGACGGCCAGAACATTCCCAAGGGCGGCGGGCGTGAGCTTCTCGGCAATGCCTATACCGTCAAGGGCCGACGTTATTTTCCGAAGGAAGAGCCGGGTTACAACAAGACCGGTCTTGCCTCCTGGTATGGTTCCGCCTTCCACGGCCGCCTGACGGCAAATGGCGAGGTCTATGACAAGGAACATCTTTCCGCTGCGCATCCGACATTTCCCCTGCCGAGCTATGCGCGCATCACCAATATGGAAAACGGTGCATCTGTTCTGGTGCGGGTCAACGATCGCGGACCCTTCCATGAAGGTCGCCTGATCGACGTTTCCAGCAAGACCGCAGATCTTCTCGACATGAAGGGCACTGGAACGGCGAATGTGCGGGTGCAATATGCAGGCCGCGCACCGCTTGATGGGCACGACATGCCTTATCTGATGGCGTCCTATGTTCCGAAGGGCTCTCGTTCTCCGGGTGTTGCGCCGGAAGGGCAGATCGCGACTGGTGTCATGGTGGCTTCGGCTTCGCCGAATTTCGTGCCGGCCCCGACATCCAACCCTAATTACGGTGCTTCGACGCAGACGGCGCTGTTTGGCACCAAAAAGAATGCAGCGCTCCAGGCCATGCCGCTGGTCAACGGCCCCGCACCGGCCTTCGAGCAATTTGCAATTCTGCCGGAAATCGGTCCGTTCCTGGCGGAACGCCCGGAAGGCAATTTCACGCGTGAGCCGGCAGCACCTGGCGGCAACTATCTGCGCGTGCCAACGCCGTCGTCCAAGTATGCAGCGGCTTATTCCGAAGAATCCTCTGCGGTTTCGAGAACCTCACGTGCGTTCGACAGCGTGCTCGTCGATCGCGGAGCGCTCAACGAGGATTCCATACTTGCCCATGTGAAGCGTCAGCAGGCGAAGACGCGCTGA
- a CDS encoding D-alanyl-D-alanine carboxypeptidase family protein yields the protein MRLKSSAVLKSLFGADSRKAGATSLVRFVALALAAAFITATSVGTAQADPKYAGIVIDAKTGKVLYGEDPDGLRYPASLTKMMTLYLTFEALNSGRISLDSKVPVSANAAKEPPSKLGVRAGGSITVEQAILALVTRSANDMATALGEYIGGSEDRFARMMTAKARALGMTRTTYRNANGLPNTAQMTTARDQARLGIALRQHFPQYYGYFSTRTFNFGKQVIGNHNRLVGTVRGVDGIKTGYTRAAGSNLATSAQLDGRSIVAVVLGGRSSAARDATMRKLVATYLPQASRSGNSNLIAQTRSAPVEEPVAVAVAAPPVAVAAPSAAVAATDSGLPHAGPVPQTRYEDAPVTAFAGSSSNAAVKAMEAATWQKGKDPISQVAVAPDRKLITNSTKVDNIVTASTPASVPSTPSVSAKAEAPQGGWVIQIGASPDENSARGLLQNAQEKGGAALRSAKPFTVAFSREGSQVYRARFGGFDGQAAAVNACNALKKKGVSCWASLQ from the coding sequence ATGCGATTGAAGAGTTCAGCAGTGTTGAAAAGTCTATTTGGGGCAGATTCGCGCAAAGCGGGTGCGACGTCTTTGGTAAGGTTCGTTGCGTTGGCCCTTGCTGCGGCGTTCATAACCGCAACATCCGTTGGCACCGCACAGGCGGACCCGAAATATGCGGGCATCGTCATTGATGCCAAGACCGGCAAGGTTCTCTATGGCGAGGATCCGGATGGCCTGCGCTATCCTGCCTCGCTGACGAAGATGATGACGCTTTATCTTACGTTCGAGGCGCTTAATTCCGGACGCATTTCGCTCGATTCCAAGGTGCCGGTTTCGGCCAATGCCGCCAAGGAGCCTCCTTCCAAGCTCGGCGTGCGCGCCGGTGGCAGCATCACGGTCGAGCAGGCAATTCTTGCGCTCGTCACCCGTTCCGCCAACGACATGGCCACCGCACTCGGTGAATATATCGGCGGCTCCGAAGACCGTTTTGCCAGAATGATGACCGCCAAGGCCCGTGCGCTCGGCATGACGCGCACGACCTATCGTAACGCCAACGGCCTGCCTAACACGGCGCAGATGACGACGGCGCGTGACCAGGCCCGCCTCGGCATCGCCCTTCGCCAGCATTTCCCGCAATATTACGGCTACTTCTCCACGCGCACCTTCAATTTCGGCAAGCAGGTCATCGGCAACCACAATCGTCTCGTGGGAACCGTTCGCGGCGTAGACGGCATCAAGACAGGTTATACCCGTGCCGCCGGAAGCAATCTTGCAACATCGGCACAGCTAGACGGTCGCTCCATCGTCGCCGTCGTTCTTGGCGGCCGCTCGAGCGCTGCCCGTGACGCCACCATGCGCAAGCTTGTTGCGACCTACCTGCCGCAGGCCTCCCGCAGCGGCAACAGCAACCTGATTGCGCAGACGAGATCGGCACCTGTCGAAGAGCCAGTCGCTGTGGCTGTTGCTGCTCCACCTGTGGCAGTCGCGGCTCCGTCCGCAGCTGTCGCTGCGACAGATTCCGGCCTGCCCCATGCCGGCCCCGTACCGCAGACCCGTTACGAGGACGCGCCGGTTACTGCCTTTGCAGGCTCCTCGTCCAATGCGGCCGTAAAGGCCATGGAAGCCGCCACCTGGCAGAAGGGCAAGGATCCTATTTCTCAGGTAGCCGTCGCGCCTGACCGCAAGTTGATTACCAACTCGACCAAGGTGGACAATATCGTCACCGCGTCCACACCGGCATCTGTGCCCTCCACCCCTTCCGTTTCGGCAAAGGCTGAAGCTCCGCAGGGCGGCTGGGTGATCCAGATTGGCGCATCGCCGGATGAAAACTCGGCACGTGGCCTGTTGCAGAATGCGCAGGAAAAAGGCGGCGCCGCCCTTCGGTCCGCAAAACCCTTCACGGTGGCCTTCAGCAGAGAAGGCTCCCAGGTATACCGCGCCCGCTTCGGCGGCTTCGACGGCCAGGCCGCCGCGGTAAATGCATGCAATGCATTGAAAAAGAAAGGCGTCAGCTGCTGGGCGTCACTCCAGTAA
- the gyrA gene encoding DNA gyrase subunit A — protein MTDQSPPGGGKLPPGIEPISIIEEMQRSYLDYAMSVIVSRALPDVRDGLKPVHRRILYGMSELGIDWNKKYVKCARVTGDVMGKFHPHGNAAIYDALARMAQDWSLRLPLIDGQGNFGSIDGDPPAAERYTECRLEKAAHSLLDDLDKETVDFRDNYDGTLHEPVVIPAKFPNLLVNGAGGIAVGMATNIPPHNLSEVIDGCIALIDNPAIELLELMQIIPGPDFPTGALIMGRSGIRSAYETGRGSVIMRGRATIEPMRGDREQIIITEVPYQVNKATMIEKMAELVKEKRIEGISDLRDESDRQGYRVVVELKRDANAEVILNQIYRYTPLQTSFGCNMVALNGGKPEQMTLLDMLRAFVSFREDVVSRRTKYLLRKARDRAHVLVGLAISVANIDEVIRVIRHAPDPASAREELMTRRWPAQDVESLIRLIDDPRHRINEDGTYNLSEEQARAILELRLARLTALGRDEIGDELNKIGAEISEYLEILSSRLRIMQIVKDELIAIRDEFGTPRRSEIVEGGPDMDDEDLISREDMVVTVSHLGYIKRVPLTTYRAQRRGGKGRSGMATRDEDFVNRLFVANTHTPVLFFSSRGIVYKEKVWRLPIGTPQSKGKALINMLPLEPGERITTIMPLPEDETTWETLDVMFSTTRGTVRRNKLGDFVQVNRNGKIAMKLEEEGDEILSVETCTDQDDVLLTTALGQCIRFPVDDVRVFAGRNSVGVRGINMADGDRIISMTIVGHVEAEPWERAAYLKRSATERRAAGVDEEDIALVGEEVAEEGELSEERYQELKAREEFVLTVSEKGYGKRSSSYDFRTSGRGGKGIRATDTSKTTEIGELVAAFPVDEGDQIMLVSDGGQLIRVPVNGIRIASRATKGVTIFSTAKDEKVVSVERINEPEGDEEAENGNGEDVADTLPDTPEAPESEA, from the coding sequence TTGACTGACCAGAGCCCCCCCGGCGGCGGAAAACTTCCGCCAGGCATTGAACCGATTTCCATCATTGAGGAAATGCAGCGCTCCTATCTCGATTACGCCATGAGCGTTATCGTTTCCCGCGCGCTTCCCGATGTCCGTGACGGTCTGAAGCCGGTTCATCGCCGTATTCTTTACGGCATGTCCGAACTCGGCATCGACTGGAACAAGAAATACGTCAAATGCGCCCGCGTCACCGGTGACGTGATGGGTAAATTCCATCCGCACGGCAATGCGGCGATTTACGATGCGCTGGCGCGCATGGCGCAGGACTGGTCTCTGCGCCTGCCGCTGATCGACGGACAGGGTAACTTCGGCTCCATCGACGGCGATCCGCCGGCGGCCGAACGTTACACCGAGTGCCGTCTCGAAAAGGCAGCGCATTCGCTTCTCGACGATCTCGACAAGGAAACGGTGGATTTCCGCGATAACTATGACGGCACCTTGCATGAGCCGGTCGTCATTCCCGCGAAATTCCCGAACCTTCTGGTCAACGGGGCGGGCGGCATCGCCGTCGGCATGGCGACGAATATTCCGCCGCACAATCTTTCCGAAGTCATCGACGGCTGTATCGCCCTCATCGACAATCCGGCGATCGAGCTGCTGGAACTGATGCAGATCATTCCTGGCCCGGACTTCCCGACCGGCGCGCTCATCATGGGCCGTTCCGGCATTCGCTCTGCCTATGAGACGGGTCGCGGATCGGTCATCATGCGTGGCCGTGCAACCATCGAGCCGATGCGCGGCGACCGCGAGCAGATCATCATCACCGAGGTTCCCTATCAGGTGAACAAGGCGACGATGATCGAGAAGATGGCCGAACTGGTCAAGGAAAAGCGCATCGAGGGTATTTCCGATCTGCGCGACGAGTCCGACCGCCAGGGTTATCGCGTCGTCGTCGAGCTGAAGCGCGACGCCAATGCCGAAGTCATCCTGAACCAGATCTATCGCTACACGCCGTTGCAGACCTCCTTCGGCTGCAACATGGTGGCGCTGAACGGCGGCAAGCCGGAACAGATGACGCTGCTGGACATGCTGCGCGCCTTCGTGTCCTTCCGTGAGGATGTCGTCAGCCGCCGCACGAAGTATCTGCTGCGCAAGGCGCGCGACCGCGCGCATGTGTTGGTCGGTCTGGCGATCTCGGTTGCCAATATCGACGAAGTCATCCGCGTCATTCGTCATGCTCCCGATCCGGCTTCGGCCCGTGAGGAGCTGATGACGCGGCGCTGGCCGGCGCAGGATGTGGAAAGCCTGATCCGTCTCATCGACGATCCGCGCCACCGCATCAATGAAGACGGCACCTACAATCTCTCCGAAGAGCAGGCACGCGCCATTCTCGAATTGCGCCTTGCCCGCCTGACGGCGCTTGGCCGCGACGAAATCGGCGACGAGCTGAACAAGATCGGTGCGGAAATCAGCGAATATCTCGAAATCCTGTCTTCACGGCTGCGCATCATGCAGATCGTCAAGGATGAGCTTATTGCCATCCGCGACGAGTTCGGCACGCCACGCCGGTCCGAGATCGTCGAAGGCGGTCCTGACATGGATGATGAAGACCTCATCTCCCGCGAAGATATGGTCGTCACCGTTTCGCATCTCGGCTACATCAAGCGCGTGCCGCTGACCACCTACCGGGCACAGCGTCGCGGCGGCAAGGGCCGTTCCGGCATGGCGACGCGCGACGAAGATTTCGTCAACCGTCTCTTTGTCGCCAATACCCATACGCCGGTGCTGTTCTTCTCCTCGCGCGGCATCGTGTACAAGGAAAAGGTCTGGCGCCTTCCGATCGGTACGCCGCAGTCGAAGGGCAAGGCCCTCATCAACATGCTGCCGCTGGAACCCGGCGAGCGCATCACCACCATCATGCCGTTGCCCGAGGACGAAACGACCTGGGAAACGCTCGATGTGATGTTCTCGACGACGCGCGGCACGGTTCGCCGCAACAAGCTCGGCGATTTCGTGCAGGTCAACCGCAACGGCAAGATCGCCATGAAGCTGGAGGAGGAGGGCGATGAAATCCTCTCCGTCGAAACCTGTACCGACCAGGATGACGTATTGCTGACGACGGCACTCGGCCAGTGCATCCGCTTCCCCGTCGACGATGTCCGCGTCTTTGCCGGCCGCAACTCGGTTGGCGTGCGCGGTATCAACATGGCGGATGGCGACCGCATCATCTCAATGACCATTGTGGGCCATGTGGAAGCTGAACCGTGGGAGCGCGCGGCCTACCTCAAGCGTTCGGCCACCGAGCGGCGTGCCGCCGGGGTCGATGAGGAAGATATCGCACTGGTTGGTGAGGAAGTCGCGGAAGAAGGCGAACTCAGCGAAGAGCGTTATCAGGAACTGAAGGCACGCGAAGAATTCGTGCTGACCGTCTCTGAAAAAGGCTACGGCAAGCGTTCTTCGTCTTACGACTTCCGCACATCGGGTCGCGGCGGCAAGGGCATTCGCGCCACCGATACCTCTAAGACGACGGAAATCGGCGAACTCGTTGCGGCCTTCCCGGTGGACGAAGGCGACCAGATCATGCTGGTTTCCGATGGCGGCCAGCTGATCCGTGTGCCGGTAAACGGCATCCGTATCGCAAGCCGCGCCACCAAGGGCGTGACGATCTTCTCCACCGCCAAGGATGAGAAGGTGGTTTCCGTGGAACGTATCAACGAGCCGGAAGGCGACGAAGAGGCGGAAAACGGCAATGGCGAAGATGTGGCAGACACTCTGCCGGATACGCCAGAGGCACCGGAGAGCGAGGCGTAA
- a CDS encoding MarC family protein, whose protein sequence is MVSSETLINALTTLLVTLDPPGLAPVFLALTVGMTRDQRAQVALRGSIIAFGILAIFALFGLTILNLLGISLGAFRIAGGLLLFWISFEMIFEKRQERKEKASEIAITKDHLHNLAVFPLALPLIAGPGAISATVLLAGTMKTTLEMVVLILILAFAMALVYATLIVSERMDRFLGNTGRAILTRLLGVLLAALSVQFVVDGIKSAFAF, encoded by the coding sequence ATGGTCAGCAGCGAAACGCTCATCAACGCGCTTACAACACTTCTGGTCACGCTCGATCCGCCCGGTCTCGCGCCCGTATTTCTCGCACTCACGGTTGGAATGACGCGCGACCAGCGCGCCCAGGTGGCTCTGCGCGGTTCAATCATCGCCTTCGGCATTCTCGCCATCTTCGCCCTTTTCGGTCTCACCATCCTCAACCTTCTCGGCATTTCGCTGGGTGCCTTCCGCATCGCCGGTGGCCTGCTGCTGTTCTGGATTTCCTTCGAGATGATTTTCGAGAAACGCCAGGAGCGCAAGGAAAAGGCCTCGGAGATCGCCATCACCAAGGACCATCTGCACAATCTGGCGGTCTTTCCGCTCGCCTTGCCGTTGATCGCCGGGCCTGGCGCCATTTCCGCGACCGTGCTCCTGGCGGGAACGATGAAGACGACGCTCGAAATGGTCGTGCTTATTCTCATCCTCGCCTTCGCCATGGCCCTCGTCTACGCCACCCTGATCGTCTCGGAACGCATGGACCGTTTTCTCGGCAATACCGGCCGCGCGATTCTGACAAGGCTGCTCGGCGTCCTTCTTGCCGCGCTTTCCGTGCAGTTCGTAGTGGACGGCATAAAATCGGCCTTCGCATTCTGA